The nucleotide sequence TTTTGTACATCGTACACACCAGCTTTTTGAATTCTTCCAGCCCATAGCCGGTATCAAGCCGGGCAATCCATTCATTCACCTGATCCAGCGTCAAAACCCGAATATCCAGGCACCGGCGTTTGCCCATCGGTACGCCTTTGAGGTCAATTTCGTAATCCCGGCCTATTACGTACTTTTTGGGGTTGTGGAGCCGGAACGTCGTGAAGTTGTCCGTATACAACTTCCCGTTCCAATTGTAGGAGAAACCTATCTTTTCCATTGGTCAGTTTTAAGGGTTTTGAAATTGTTCGTTTGCCGCCAAATTCGCCTTGTGCCGCTTCATGTAGTTGTAAACGGTAGCCCTACTTACTTTGAGGGCTTTGGCTATCTCCTCATACGTTTTTCCGGCTTCGTGAAGTTCGTAGGCCCGTTGCTCTACGGTCTTCACGCTGAGTTTATCTTGCCATCGGTTTTTTTGGCTATACCGCTCTACCGTTCGGGCTGACAGGTCTAGCAGCTTTCCCACTTCCCGGCAACTCAGGCCCATTGCGTAGTATTTGAAGGCTTGCGCTTCCAAATCGCTTTGAAAGGCTTTGTGCAGCTTATTTGTCTGTTTCATTGCGTACTCTCTTTTGAGGTTATACTGAAATTATAGAAATTCTCACTTTGGGGGTGTCGGAAGGAGCAACGTACACAACTGCGTATTTTTTTAGATTAAAATTGATACGAAACTCCGCTACCCCTATACCCGGAAAGGCGTCGGTTCTTCCCTATTTATTGGCCGATTTGGGGCAAATTGGGCTGCAAAAGGCAGGTTTTGCCGGGTGTTGAGGTAGTCAATTGTGCTCATTGCGTACTTTCTTAAACGATACTTAAACAGCGTTTAAAATTGTATTAAAAAAGCGTCAACAACCATAATATTTAGGGCTGATTTTCAGCATTTTATCCTACTTAGACGATATTGAACGCATACGCTCCCGAAACTGGGGCATATTACACTTGGTGAGCCGTTCTAGGTAGTCGCGGCCTTCGGTATCGGTCAGGTTTTCGGGCGGTTCGCTCAGTACCTCCACCCGAACCACTGTATCAAGCCATTCCCGCGAAACGGCTATTTCCGAACTATGCAGGGTGTCACAGAATTGATTGCCTTCGTCATTGATGGCATGGTACGTAATCCGTACATACTGGTTTTTGGCTTGCGCTCTCATCACTTGGTATCGTTTGGTTTTTCGTTGGTTACTGTCTTGGTTGCGGCAATGCCGGGCGTGTCGATGGCCGTTGTACTTTTCCGAGCAAAACCGGCTTTGGGAACGTTGGCCGGATATGTCTTTTCCACAGGATGCACACACCCGGATTTTTAAGGTTTTCGACAAATTTTTATATGAAGGTTCTTTTTCTTCTTTTCCGACTGTTTCACCCAAACATTTAAAGGGTGAAATAGTCGGGTTTTTGTCTGCTTCACCTTCTATGCAAACCCGGTGAAAAAGTCGGGCTTTTGGTGCTTCCTGAAACAGCCCTAACCACGTGGTATTGATGGCATTGAGCAGGGCATGGCCATAGTCGAACGCGTTGGACTTTTTCAATAGCCGGGGTAGTTGCTCCCTCATCTCGTACCGTTGGCTTTTGTCGAATGCCCTCCATTTGTCCCGGTCGCGGAATAGGCCGTACCGAGCTTGCTCCCGATCGGTCAGTAAATCGAGCGTCGCGTCAATATCCACGAATACAATCTTTTCCAGCACTCCCACCAAGGCACCCAGCAGCGAGCGCACGGTATCAATTTCCGTAAGGTCGGCCAGAGTCTGGATACCGTAGGATTTCAGCCAGCGCATTTTATTAACCTTGACCTCATACCTCAGCAGGTTCTTTGCATCGGGTTTTGGTTGCGCGGGATACTCAGTAAAGCTCTGTATCACCTTGTCATAGAGCTTTATATCATACTCATAGAAAGGGCACAGCCTACCCAGCGACGGACGACGGGCGTTGATGATCTCAAAGGTTTTGTCTTTATAGGCA is from Salmonirosea aquatica and encodes:
- a CDS encoding helix-turn-helix domain-containing protein; the encoded protein is MKQTNKLHKAFQSDLEAQAFKYYAMGLSCREVGKLLDLSARTVERYSQKNRWQDKLSVKTVEQRAYELHEAGKTYEEIAKALKVSRATVYNYMKRHKANLAANEQFQNP